Within Micromonospora narathiwatensis, the genomic segment GCGTACCCCTGCCGTGGCGGCGCGGGACGCGGCGTACCGGACCGGCGGCGGCCGGCGGGGGCGGCGCGTGGGCCCGGATCGCGCGGAGCGTGATGCGCCGCCCGGTGCGCTACCTGGTCGGGGTCGCGGTGCTGCTCGGCGTGCTGGCCACCCCGTTCCTGCGGGTCACCTTCGGCGGCTTCGACGAGCGGGTGCTGCCGGCGGACGCCGCGCCCCGGGTGGTCTCCGAGCGGATCGCCGCCGAGTTCCCCGGCGGCCAGGTCGCCCCGATCGACGTGCTGGTCTCCGGGGCGCCGGCCGAGGCGGCGCGCGGGTTCGCCGACCGGATCGCGGCGGTGCCCGGGGTGACCGGGGTACGGGTCGCCGCCGAGCGCGGGCAGGCCACGCTGCTCTCGGTGAGCTACCCCGGCGAGCCGACCGGCGACGTCGCCCAGCGGGTGGTCCGCGAGCTGCGCGGGCTGCCCGGGCCGGCCGGGGCCGAGGTACTGGTCGGCGGGCGACCCGGCGCCGACCGGGACCTGCTGGACAGCCTCGGCGACCGGCTGCCGTGGATGGCCCTGTTGATGGCCGTCGCCACCCTGCTGCTGCTCTTCCTCGCCTTCGGCTCGGTGGTGCTGCCGGTCAAGGCGGTGCTGATGAACCTGGTCTCGATCGGCGCGTCGTTCGGCGTGGTGGTCTGGATCTTCCAGGACGGTCACCTGGCCGGGGCGCTCGGCTTCACCTCGACGGGCTTCATCGAGCCGAGCAATCCGATCCTCATGCTCGCGGTGCTCTTCGGGCTGGCCACCGACTACGAGGTCTTCCTGCTCTCCCGGGTCCGTGAGGAGTGGGACCGCACCGGCGACAACACCGCCGCGGTGGCCGGCGGGCTCCAGCACACCGGGCGGATCATCACCGCCGCCGCGCTGCTGCTGATCATCGTGGTGGCCGGCTTCACCACCGGCGGCATGTCCTACATCAAGCTCATCGGGGTCGGCATGATCGTGGCGATCGTGGTCGACGCGACGCTGGTCCGGGCCCTGCTGGTGCCGGCGACCATGCGGCTGCTCGGCCGCTGGAACTGGTGGGCCCCCGGTCCGCTGGCCCGGTTCTACCGCCGCTACGGCATCCGCGAGTCCGACCAGCCCGTCCCCGCCCCGCACGCCCCCGTCCCGGTCCCGTGACCCACCCGGGCCCGGCGATCAACGCGGCCGGGCCCCGGAAGGCACTAGCATCCGTCGGCATGATGATCGCCTCGACCGACCGGCTCGTGGTCCGGGACTGGACCGACTCGCCGGACGACCTGGCCCGGATCTACGACATCTACTCGCGGGACGAGGTGATGCGTTGGCTCGGCGGGGGTGCGGGGCTGATGACCGACCCGGCCCAGGCGGCGGAGCGGGTGCACGCCTGGCGGGACCGGTACGCCCCGTACGCCGGCCGGTGGGGGATCTGGGCGATCGAGCCGCGTGACGCCGGCCGGGCCGTGGGCAGCGTCCTGGTGAAGCCGCTGCCGGGGCGGGACGGTGTCACCCCCACCGACGACATCGAGATCGGCTGGCACCTGCATCCCGACTCGCAGGGCCACGGCTACGCCACCGAGGCGGCCCGGGCCGTGCTGGACCGGGAGTTCGCCACCGGCACCCGGCAGGTCTACGCGGTGGTGATGGCGGGCAACGAACCGTCGATGGCGGTGGCCCGGCGGCTCGGCATGAGCCACCTCGGCGTCCGCACCGACTGGTACGGCGGCATCGAGCTGGAAGCCTTCCGGCTGCGCCCCTGATCAAGCGGGGTATCAGACGGCGTCCGCGTCGAGGCATCCGCCGCGCCGGCAGTCTCACCCGCCCGGTGGTCGGCCACGGGGCCCCGCTCAGCCGGTTCGCCCCTGCCTGACGTGCGGATGGGATGCCGCGTGTGCAACTCTCGTCCGAGACTTCTTCACCGGGGCGACGGGGGTCCCGCGGAGACCCATGCGCCGCGTGGGCAGATACGTCAGTCGAACCTGGAGACAACATGGCCAACCTCGACGCCGCCCTGAAGGACGCGATGACCATCGACGGCGCGATCGGCGTCGCGCTCGTCGACTACACCAGCGGGATGACCCTCGGCGTGGCCGGCGGCACCCCGGAGATCGACCTGACCGTCGCGGCGGCCGGCAACACCGATGTGGTCCGCGCGAAGCTGCGCACCATCGAGATGCTGAAGCTGAACGACGAGATCGAGGACGTCCTGATCACCCTCGGCAGCCAGTACCACATCATCCGGCCGCTCAGCCGCCACTCCGGCAAGGGGCTGTTCCTCTACCTGATGCTCAGCAAGTCCCGGTCCAACCTGGCCCTCGCGCGGCACCAGCTCCGCAACATCGAGGAGCGGCTGGAGCTGTGAACGACCCCGGTGGATTCCTGCCCCGCCGTACCGCGCGGCAGCCCGACCTTCCGGCACCGGCCCCGCTTCCGCGCTCGCTGGCCGGCAACCCGTCGTTGCCGTACCCGGCGATCGGGACCGAGCTGGCCGAGCTGCGCCTGCAGATCCCCGGCGTGCGGGGAAGCGTGCTCGGCGGTGTGGATGGTCTGCGCATCACCCACGACGTGCCGGAGGAACTGGATCCCGACGACCTGGCCGCGGTGGCGGCGGCGACCTTCGGCCTGGGCCGGCAGGTCAGCCTCCGCCTCGGTCAGGGCGAGTTCTGCCAGTCCACCGTCCGCAACCAGGCCGGCTACTTCGCCGTGTACGCGGTGGGTGCGGAGGCGCTGCTCTGCGTGGTCGGCCAGGACGCGATCAACGTGGCTCGGCTGCACCTGCACGCCCCGCCGGTGGCGGAACGCCTCGCCAAGCTGCTCGCCCAGGTCTGACGACACAAACTGAGGCTCCCAGCGAGCGCCCAGGCGGGCTGAGGAAGAATGTCCGGGTGACGTATCCCCGCGATCTTGTCCTGCTCGGCTCGACCGGTTCGATAGGTACCCAGGCCATCGACATCGTCCGGCGTAACCCGGACCGGTTCCGGGTGGTGGCGCTCGGCGCCGGTGGCGGCAACGTGGATCTGCTCGCCGCGCAGGCGCTGGAGCTGGGCGTCGAGGTGGTGGGCGTGGCGAGGGCCTCCGCCGCCCAGGATCTCCAGCTCGCGTTCTACGCCGAGGCGAGCCGGCGCGGCTGGGCCACCGGCGACTTCAAGCTGCCCAAGATCGTGGCCGGCCCGGACGCGATGACCGAGCTGGCCGGGTGGCCGTGCGACGTGGTGCTCAACGGCGTGGTCGGCTCGCTCGGGCTGGCGCCGACGTTGGCCGCGCTGCGCGCCGGGCGTACCCTCGCCCTGGCCAACAAGGAGTCGCTGGTGGCCGGCGGCCCGCTGGTCAGGGCTGCGGTGGCACGTCCGGGGCAAATCGTCCCCGTCGACTCCGAGCACTCGGCGCTGGCGCAGTGCCTGCGGGGCGGCACCCGGGCCGAGGTGCGCCGGCTTGTCGTCACCGCCAGCGGCGGGCCGTTCCGGGGCCGCCGCCGCGACGAGCTGACCGAGGTCACGCCGGAGCAGGCCCTGGCCCACCCCACCTGGAACATGGGCCCGGTGGTCACGATCAACTCCGCCACGATGGTCAACAAGGCGCTTGAGGTGATCGAGGCGCACGAGCTGTTCGACGTGCCGTACGCCGACATCGAGGTGATGGTCCACCCGCAGTCGGTGATCCACTCGATGGTCGAGTTCGCCGACGGCTCCACCCTCGCCCAGGCCAGTCCGCCGGACATGCGGCTGCCGATCGCCCTCGGCCTCGGCTGGCCGGACCGGGTGCCCGAGGCCGCCGCCGCGGTCGACTGGACCAGGGCCCACACCTGGGAGTTCTTCCCGCTCGACGACGCCGCCTTCCCGGCGGTCGCCCTGGCCAAGGCGGCCGGGGAGGCCGGGCGCTGCCGGCCGGCCATCTACAACGCGGCGAACGAGGAGTGTGTGGCGGCGTTCGTCGCCGGGCGGCTGCCGTTCCTCGGCATCGTCGACACCCTCCGGCGTGTGCTGGACGGCGCTCCCGACTTCGACGAACCAGGTACCGTCGAGGACGTG encodes:
- a CDS encoding roadblock/LC7 domain-containing protein is translated as MANLDAALKDAMTIDGAIGVALVDYTSGMTLGVAGGTPEIDLTVAAAGNTDVVRAKLRTIEMLKLNDEIEDVLITLGSQYHIIRPLSRHSGKGLFLYLMLSKSRSNLALARHQLRNIEERLEL
- a CDS encoding MMPL family transporter, producing MFAWWGRVVVRARWAVLAAAVALVVLGSTWGAGVFGELTGGGFQDPASESSRTAERITAELGRQGADVIVLWSSDTATVDQPAFRDPVTATVAGLRGRSAVTSVTTWYDSPTPALVATDRQATYALVRLAGADEDARSTQFAALRPALDVPGLRTEVGGTVAFQHYANTQTTKDITRAETLSMPVLLVLLVLIFGGLVAATTPLLIGGLAILGAFVAVRVVNLFTDVSIFAINIITLIGLGMAVDYALFVVSRFREELAAGHDTTEAIRRTMATAGRTVLVSGLTVALALASLLIFPQSFLRSMGLGGVAAVLVAMLAALTVLPALLAVLGHRIDALRVPLPWRRGTRRTGPAAAGGGGAWARIARSVMRRPVRYLVGVAVLLGVLATPFLRVTFGGFDERVLPADAAPRVVSERIAAEFPGGQVAPIDVLVSGAPAEAARGFADRIAAVPGVTGVRVAAERGQATLLSVSYPGEPTGDVAQRVVRELRGLPGPAGAEVLVGGRPGADRDLLDSLGDRLPWMALLMAVATLLLLFLAFGSVVLPVKAVLMNLVSIGASFGVVVWIFQDGHLAGALGFTSTGFIEPSNPILMLAVLFGLATDYEVFLLSRVREEWDRTGDNTAAVAGGLQHTGRIITAAALLLIIVVAGFTTGGMSYIKLIGVGMIVAIVVDATLVRALLVPATMRLLGRWNWWAPGPLARFYRRYGIRESDQPVPAPHAPVPVP
- a CDS encoding GNAT family N-acetyltransferase; the encoded protein is MMIASTDRLVVRDWTDSPDDLARIYDIYSRDEVMRWLGGGAGLMTDPAQAAERVHAWRDRYAPYAGRWGIWAIEPRDAGRAVGSVLVKPLPGRDGVTPTDDIEIGWHLHPDSQGHGYATEAARAVLDREFATGTRQVYAVVMAGNEPSMAVARRLGMSHLGVRTDWYGGIELEAFRLRP
- the dxr gene encoding 1-deoxy-D-xylulose-5-phosphate reductoisomerase, with amino-acid sequence MTYPRDLVLLGSTGSIGTQAIDIVRRNPDRFRVVALGAGGGNVDLLAAQALELGVEVVGVARASAAQDLQLAFYAEASRRGWATGDFKLPKIVAGPDAMTELAGWPCDVVLNGVVGSLGLAPTLAALRAGRTLALANKESLVAGGPLVRAAVARPGQIVPVDSEHSALAQCLRGGTRAEVRRLVVTASGGPFRGRRRDELTEVTPEQALAHPTWNMGPVVTINSATMVNKALEVIEAHELFDVPYADIEVMVHPQSVIHSMVEFADGSTLAQASPPDMRLPIALGLGWPDRVPEAAAAVDWTRAHTWEFFPLDDAAFPAVALAKAAGEAGRCRPAIYNAANEECVAAFVAGRLPFLGIVDTLRRVLDGAPDFDEPGTVEDVLAAESWARAYTQEIIVGSVEGA
- a CDS encoding roadblock/LC7 domain-containing protein; this translates as MNDPGGFLPRRTARQPDLPAPAPLPRSLAGNPSLPYPAIGTELAELRLQIPGVRGSVLGGVDGLRITHDVPEELDPDDLAAVAAATFGLGRQVSLRLGQGEFCQSTVRNQAGYFAVYAVGAEALLCVVGQDAINVARLHLHAPPVAERLAKLLAQV